One window of Gemmatimonadaceae bacterium genomic DNA carries:
- a CDS encoding phosphatase PAP2 family protein, translating into MRWDPLFQLLRRTVVRAGSTIGGLGVFLVAGIIIAAIGTILFGKLAQTVMEGSTQAFDEALLRWLGRQHTPLMDSLMLEVTALGTGIVVMTIVGIAALFLSLTRHRYSALLLLVATAGGLFLNTALKFFFERPRPQVFEWGTHAATSSFPSGHAMSAAIVYSTVAYLAARLHKRVWARWITLMIAAVIIILICASRMYLGVHYPSDVLAGATIGLAWAGFCMATLEAIQRYSQRGAPEIQADEQPAPEPGALTEKA; encoded by the coding sequence ATGCGGTGGGATCCGCTCTTTCAGCTTCTTCGCCGCACGGTGGTCCGCGCCGGAAGCACCATCGGTGGGCTCGGTGTGTTTCTGGTGGCGGGTATCATCATTGCCGCGATTGGGACGATACTCTTCGGCAAACTCGCTCAGACCGTCATGGAGGGGAGCACTCAGGCCTTCGACGAGGCATTACTCCGGTGGCTGGGTCGCCAGCACACGCCACTGATGGACTCCCTGATGCTCGAGGTCACGGCACTCGGCACAGGCATAGTGGTGATGACGATTGTCGGCATTGCCGCGCTCTTTCTCTCTCTCACCCGTCACAGGTATTCGGCGCTGCTTCTACTGGTGGCGACCGCCGGGGGACTTTTCCTGAATACCGCGCTGAAGTTTTTCTTCGAACGGCCGAGGCCGCAGGTCTTCGAGTGGGGCACGCACGCGGCAACCTCATCTTTCCCCTCGGGCCACGCGATGAGTGCAGCAATCGTCTACAGCACTGTCGCGTATCTTGCCGCGCGCCTGCACAAACGAGTCTGGGCACGCTGGATCACGTTGATGATCGCCGCAGTCATCATCATTCTCATCTGTGCCAGCCGGATGTACCTCGGAGTGCATTATCCGTCGGACGTGCTGGCCGGAGCAACGATCGGACTGGCGTGGGCGGGATTCTGCATGGCGACGCTCGAGGCGATTCAGCGGTATTCACAGCGGGGTGCTCCCGAGATCCAGGCGGATGAGCAACCAGCACCCGAGCCTGGCGCACTAACCGAAAAGGCGTAG
- a CDS encoding methyltransferase domain-containing protein — protein MAGLTARAGVEAEAVKRLVSGIEAPAMREILERCLGGELSPAVAVMQMLIETEDAAAVQSAIDNITARAANLSRSNDSLLRDRVDELTQLVVDNASGCDRIVEMLRSNMDSPSPARSVDDGIAFCERLFDWSVQQSEEASVALYSLGSPELLERATQEITSYLESAGVIAADRVILDIGCGIGRLAVALAPRVREVYGIDVSAQMIGAAERRCLPFSNVRLIKGDGRNLGPYDNAKFDAAIAVDTFPYLYQSGMTLVSDHFAEVARVVKPGGDFVILNFSYRGLDDADRSDVNRLASENGFSVICGGERPFMMWNGLAFRLRRLG, from the coding sequence TTGGCTGGGCTGACCGCGCGGGCCGGCGTCGAGGCAGAAGCAGTAAAGAGGCTCGTAAGTGGCATCGAAGCTCCGGCGATGCGTGAGATTCTCGAGCGCTGCCTCGGAGGCGAATTGTCACCGGCGGTAGCGGTGATGCAAATGCTGATCGAAACCGAAGACGCGGCTGCCGTGCAGTCGGCAATCGACAACATTACTGCTCGTGCCGCGAATCTTTCACGTTCAAATGACAGCCTTCTGCGGGACAGAGTGGATGAGTTGACGCAACTCGTTGTCGACAATGCATCAGGTTGCGACAGGATCGTGGAAATGCTGCGATCCAACATGGACTCGCCTTCGCCAGCGCGTTCTGTCGACGATGGAATTGCGTTCTGTGAAAGGTTGTTCGACTGGTCCGTTCAGCAATCGGAAGAAGCCAGTGTTGCGCTCTATTCGCTCGGCAGTCCCGAGCTGCTCGAGCGCGCAACGCAGGAAATCACGTCGTATCTCGAGAGTGCGGGCGTGATTGCGGCAGACCGGGTGATTCTCGACATAGGGTGTGGAATCGGGCGCCTCGCAGTCGCCCTGGCGCCGCGCGTCCGCGAGGTTTACGGTATCGACGTGTCTGCGCAGATGATCGGGGCGGCGGAACGACGGTGCCTGCCGTTTTCGAATGTGCGGCTGATAAAGGGCGATGGCCGGAATCTCGGTCCTTATGACAACGCGAAGTTCGATGCGGCAATTGCGGTGGACACCTTTCCCTATCTCTATCAGTCCGGGATGACGCTCGTTTCAGATCATTTCGCCGAAGTTGCACGAGTCGTGAAACCCGGGGGCGACTTCGTCATCCTCAACTTTTCGTATCGCGGGCTCGATGACGCCGACAGGTCTGATGTGAACCGTCTTGCTTCGGAAAATGGTTTCAGCGTCATATGCGGGGGCGAACGACCATTCATGATGTGGAACGGCCTTGCATTCCGGCTAAGACGGCTGGGCTGA
- a CDS encoding phosphoribosylglycinamide synthetase C domain-containing protein, whose translation MRFLGVGETVDLGDMYLRLQAGGHDVRVHASDVNSQDVMQGMLEFTADWQNELGWIRAAGPDGIILFETASSGAIQDGLRREGYNVVGGSELGDRLETDREYGQSMLRGAGLQTAISRTFESFDDGITFTRCNPGRYVFKLNGSSWASTRAYVGQTDDGTDMVALLTASRNNWTPDEAPNFVLMDHVSGVEVGVGAFFNGEEFLSPPNLDWEHKRFFPGDIGELTGEMGTVVTYRGGERIFDASLARMARPLRESGYCGYINLNTIINADGIWPLEFTCRFGYPGFPILDALHHDTWDTIHSSLVARDSLEIRTSDGYSVGVVITVPPFPYSDGYAELGKGTPICFREPLATAELDAVHYGEVTMSNGQLVAAGMVGYIMVVTGTGASVEDARTQAYGRVDKVVVPNARYRNDIGMRLMNHDYACLRELGWLG comes from the coding sequence GTGAGATTCCTGGGGGTCGGCGAGACGGTCGACCTGGGTGACATGTACCTGCGTCTTCAGGCCGGCGGTCACGATGTCAGGGTACACGCCTCCGATGTCAACTCGCAGGATGTCATGCAGGGAATGCTGGAATTCACCGCTGACTGGCAAAACGAGCTGGGATGGATCAGGGCGGCTGGTCCGGACGGCATCATTCTTTTCGAGACCGCATCATCCGGCGCAATCCAGGACGGTTTACGCCGGGAGGGATACAACGTCGTCGGAGGCAGCGAACTCGGCGACCGGCTCGAGACCGATCGCGAATATGGCCAGTCGATGCTCAGAGGTGCAGGCCTTCAGACCGCGATCAGCCGAACGTTCGAGAGCTTCGATGACGGAATCACGTTCACGAGGTGCAATCCCGGGCGCTATGTATTCAAGCTCAACGGATCGAGTTGGGCATCAACCCGGGCCTATGTCGGCCAGACCGATGATGGAACCGATATGGTGGCCCTGCTGACGGCGTCGCGGAATAACTGGACCCCCGACGAGGCGCCGAATTTCGTGCTGATGGACCACGTTTCAGGTGTGGAAGTGGGAGTCGGAGCGTTTTTCAATGGCGAGGAGTTCCTGTCGCCGCCCAATCTCGACTGGGAACACAAGCGTTTTTTTCCGGGCGATATCGGCGAATTGACCGGCGAGATGGGAACGGTCGTGACATATCGCGGGGGAGAGCGAATTTTCGATGCCAGCCTGGCGAGAATGGCGCGACCGCTGAGGGAGTCCGGGTACTGCGGCTATATCAATCTGAACACTATTATAAACGCCGACGGCATCTGGCCGCTGGAGTTCACTTGCAGATTCGGATACCCGGGATTTCCGATTCTCGATGCGTTGCACCACGATACATGGGACACCATACATTCTTCTCTGGTAGCGCGCGACTCCCTTGAGATCAGAACGTCCGATGGCTATTCAGTCGGCGTGGTCATCACGGTTCCGCCGTTTCCATATTCCGACGGCTACGCTGAACTGGGCAAGGGAACGCCGATATGCTTCCGTGAGCCGCTGGCCACGGCGGAGCTCGATGCCGTTCATTACGGAGAAGTGACGATGAGCAACGGCCAGCTGGTCGCGGCCGGGATGGTCGGCTACATCATGGTCGTGACCGGCACCGGCGCCTCCGTCGAAGATGCGAGAACGCAGGCATATGGACGCGTTGATAAGGTCGTCGTTCCGAATGCACGCTACCGGAACGATATCGGCATGCGACTGATGAATCACGATTATGCCTGCCTGAGAGAGCTGGGTTGGCTGGGCTGA
- a CDS encoding methyltransferase, producing MPYRFGRPVPPSRELPSLIAEAGRLRAFRPPFRFTSFFSPEDTLLCQCASEAALSHARSRGPASRNGTERTRIAELTSGSGLVGLHLLRVERNSALLGLDIDAGAATTATENASFLGLSDRARFKCADLWSTSTTEMLLADRPHLIVCNPPYIPEPPGERLAMEAGSGADGTAHLLCALRIVRRVKPRALALSWCSLSDPARIVAEAARCGYRLNSLFVVAIADGEYSGSVHGYLRTLQTAYLNDHHDTISVAAPDGAARFVYLLMAGEFSLEKTNEDAGGSAAAAVEALCSRFARTGIAALVKPSAPFAIRTSLLDRWDELRLRAFLHGPIESMATASR from the coding sequence GTGCCGTATCGATTTGGCAGGCCCGTTCCGCCGTCCCGTGAACTTCCGTCCCTGATTGCGGAAGCCGGCCGACTGCGCGCATTCCGGCCTCCATTCCGGTTCACGTCGTTCTTCTCTCCTGAGGATACGCTGCTGTGCCAGTGTGCATCCGAGGCTGCCCTATCCCACGCAAGGTCGCGTGGCCCAGCCTCACGGAATGGCACCGAGCGAACGAGGATAGCCGAGCTTACGTCCGGCAGCGGACTGGTGGGGCTGCACCTTCTCAGGGTCGAGCGCAACAGCGCATTGCTCGGATTGGACATCGACGCCGGGGCGGCGACGACCGCAACTGAAAATGCATCGTTCCTGGGGCTCTCCGACCGGGCGCGTTTCAAGTGTGCAGACCTGTGGTCGACCAGCACGACGGAGATGCTGCTTGCAGACCGGCCGCATCTCATTGTATGCAATCCGCCGTACATTCCGGAGCCTCCCGGGGAGCGGCTGGCAATGGAAGCTGGATCGGGAGCTGACGGGACCGCGCACCTGCTTTGTGCGCTGCGGATTGTGCGCCGTGTGAAACCGCGGGCACTCGCGCTGTCGTGGTGCAGCCTTTCGGACCCGGCCCGGATCGTCGCTGAAGCTGCGCGCTGCGGTTACAGGTTGAATTCTCTGTTTGTCGTGGCGATAGCGGATGGTGAATACTCCGGATCGGTGCACGGGTATCTGCGTACGCTTCAGACCGCCTATCTGAACGATCATCATGACACTATTTCAGTGGCCGCGCCGGATGGTGCTGCGCGGTTTGTTTACCTGCTGATGGCGGGTGAATTCTCGCTCGAGAAGACGAATGAAGATGCTGGCGGATCGGCAGCAGCGGCGGTAGAGGCGCTGTGCTCCCGGTTCGCGCGCACTGGCATTGCGGCGCTGGTCAAACCCTCGGCGCCGTTTGCCATCCGCACGTCGCTCCTCGACAGATGGGACGAGCTGAGGTTGCGTGCTTTTCTGCATGGTCCAATTGAGTCCATGGCGACAGCCTCCCGGTGA
- a CDS encoding iron-containing redox enzyme family protein, protein MLKSIELPTVPLLLQPATPASDSAETFAQRLQGLLGDPDLDALLGLNPGLEDELVLTARRLAALAYPATQSTRRHTDSWIDHGARASLHRSLLVLYQQHMRLPGDSGLENQFHPLPCRLIRELEQPWERDMLRRANASHNLSADALPLEPGAFAAWYRAAAFSHPLYEHDLYGFVASDATRAQLKWFFEMECAGEAAFDDLVALAQVGTRGEIKMEMATNYWDEMGKGRSHAVHTHLFHTLIEGLDLIPPDAMQLPWQVLSGVNVMLWSCISRRNAFRAQGTLGAVELLAPQRCTRLVHGAIRLGMKKKTMIYYGAHAIIDIGHAEGWLAHVIEPQVREHPAARVGIAEGLILRADTSLDYFDYCLARARAIAA, encoded by the coding sequence ATGCTGAAGTCGATTGAACTGCCCACGGTTCCGCTTCTCCTGCAGCCGGCAACCCCGGCCTCGGATTCAGCGGAAACTTTTGCGCAACGTTTGCAGGGCCTGCTCGGGGATCCCGATCTCGACGCACTGCTGGGCTTGAACCCGGGCCTCGAAGATGAGCTGGTTCTTACCGCCCGGCGGCTGGCTGCACTCGCGTATCCCGCCACGCAATCCACACGCCGCCATACCGATTCGTGGATCGATCATGGCGCTCGCGCCAGTCTGCACAGATCACTTCTGGTTCTCTATCAACAGCATATGCGTTTACCCGGTGATTCCGGTCTCGAAAACCAGTTTCATCCGTTGCCCTGCCGCTTGATCAGGGAGCTCGAGCAGCCATGGGAGCGCGACATGCTGCGGCGGGCGAATGCATCGCACAATCTTTCCGCCGATGCGTTGCCCTTGGAGCCGGGAGCATTTGCTGCGTGGTATCGTGCAGCGGCGTTCAGTCATCCACTGTACGAACACGACCTCTACGGCTTCGTCGCCAGCGATGCAACGCGCGCTCAGCTCAAGTGGTTCTTTGAAATGGAATGCGCCGGTGAAGCAGCGTTCGACGATCTGGTCGCGCTTGCACAGGTTGGAACCCGTGGCGAAATCAAAATGGAGATGGCCACGAATTACTGGGACGAGATGGGCAAGGGTCGCAGTCACGCTGTACACACCCACCTCTTCCATACTCTGATCGAGGGCCTGGACCTCATCCCGCCAGACGCGATGCAGCTCCCTTGGCAGGTGTTGTCGGGTGTGAACGTGATGCTCTGGAGCTGCATATCCCGCCGCAATGCCTTCCGCGCTCAGGGCACCCTCGGTGCAGTCGAGTTACTGGCACCGCAGCGCTGCACGCGTCTTGTGCATGGCGCAATCCGCCTGGGAATGAAAAAGAAAACGATGATTTACTATGGCGCTCACGCGATCATCGACATCGGCCATGCTGAAGGATGGCTCGCCCATGTGATCGAGCCGCAGGTTCGCGAGCACCCGGCAGCGCGGGTTGGTATAGCGGAGGGGTTGATTCTGCGAGCGGATACGAGCCTCGACTACTTCGATTATTGCCTGGCGCGCGCCAGAGCAATTGCGGCCTGA
- a CDS encoding anti-sigma factor, whose amino-acid sequence MTELSHEEAYSELAAVALDAGQVEIADAVRAHASVCPECGPELASMEATMALLGQLVPHSEMSPGRSAGVRSRLIVRAGSERKARAASGRKPDLLHGVASLAGQGHRVSPTSSQAAAPEARMQQPVRPIRQPGNERGPASRTNWLAIAATLLLAAASAQLFRVTADRNAMRDQLAARGGDATRADSLAASLAESNALVAAMTGSDVKVVSLASESARQPQAQMFWNRASDDWTMIASGLPSLKPGRTYQVWLVTDSAKISAGTFEPDARGRTVLRAKYALDRNALRAVAITDEPAGGVPAPTGAMVIVGAATP is encoded by the coding sequence GTGACAGAACTCAGCCACGAGGAGGCGTACTCCGAGCTGGCCGCCGTCGCGCTCGATGCTGGACAAGTCGAGATCGCCGATGCCGTTCGCGCGCATGCGTCGGTGTGCCCGGAATGCGGGCCCGAGCTGGCTTCGATGGAAGCGACCATGGCGCTGCTCGGGCAGCTGGTGCCTCATAGTGAAATGAGTCCCGGCCGGAGTGCAGGGGTTCGTTCCCGTCTCATCGTGCGCGCCGGAAGTGAGCGAAAAGCACGGGCCGCATCGGGCCGCAAGCCCGATCTTTTACACGGAGTCGCGAGTCTGGCGGGTCAGGGTCACAGGGTATCGCCGACGTCGTCGCAAGCAGCTGCGCCGGAAGCCCGCATGCAGCAACCTGTGCGGCCGATCCGGCAACCCGGTAACGAGCGGGGTCCGGCATCCCGCACGAACTGGCTCGCGATTGCCGCAACACTGCTGCTGGCGGCGGCAAGCGCGCAATTGTTCCGGGTGACCGCTGATCGCAATGCGATGCGCGATCAGCTCGCGGCCCGCGGCGGCGATGCCACGCGCGCGGACAGCCTTGCGGCATCGCTGGCCGAGTCGAATGCGCTGGTGGCGGCGATGACCGGCTCGGACGTGAAGGTTGTTTCGCTGGCCAGCGAATCAGCCCGGCAGCCGCAGGCGCAGATGTTCTGGAACCGCGCGTCGGACGATTGGACGATGATAGCATCCGGTCTTCCGTCTCTGAAGCCCGGCCGCACGTACCAGGTATGGCTCGTCACCGACAGCGCAAAGATTTCTGCGGGCACCTTCGAACCTGATGCTCGGGGACGGACTGTTCTGCGTGCCAAATACGCGCTCGATCGTAACGCGCTGCGCGCGGTCGCTATTACCGACGAGCCGGCCGGGGGTGTACCTGCTCCTACAGGGGCGATGGTGATCGTGGGTGCCGCTACCCCGTAA
- a CDS encoding sigma-70 family RNA polymerase sigma factor produces the protein MAHRFARKAIDFQERHLRGQAFGVAIRRMVDSSSMNPPEPELSYPREMRSNADDVALIRRMCDSDETALGALYDRWSRSLYSLVVHLLNDSDEAEDVVEETFWQAWRKASSYEPSKGAVSTWLLTIGRRKALDRIRAKRRQREDPIGRDRILADMASPGQDPSQHAEGSELRVHVAAALRELPVEQREVLELGYFNGLSQTEIADVTGQPLGTVKTRMRLGMQKLREPLSMHRGRTE, from the coding sequence ATGGCGCACCGATTTGCGCGAAAGGCAATCGATTTTCAGGAGCGACATTTACGGGGGCAGGCGTTTGGCGTCGCAATTCGCCGCATGGTAGATTCGAGCTCAATGAATCCGCCAGAGCCCGAACTGTCGTATCCACGTGAGATGAGATCAAACGCCGATGATGTGGCGCTGATCAGACGCATGTGCGATTCGGATGAAACTGCTCTCGGTGCGCTTTACGACCGTTGGTCGCGTTCGCTCTACTCGCTCGTCGTGCATCTGTTGAATGATTCCGATGAGGCGGAGGATGTAGTGGAGGAGACCTTCTGGCAGGCCTGGCGAAAGGCTTCTTCCTACGAGCCTTCGAAGGGCGCGGTTTCTACCTGGCTTCTGACCATTGGTCGCCGAAAGGCGCTCGACCGGATTCGAGCGAAGCGCAGACAAAGGGAAGATCCGATCGGGCGCGACCGCATTCTTGCGGACATGGCGTCGCCCGGGCAGGACCCATCACAGCATGCGGAGGGGTCGGAGCTCCGCGTACACGTCGCAGCGGCTTTACGGGAATTGCCCGTCGAGCAGCGCGAGGTGCTGGAGCTGGGATACTTCAACGGTTTGAGTCAGACGGAGATTGCCGACGTCACTGGCCAGCCGCTGGGAACGGTAAAAACGCGAATGCGTCTTGGAATGCAGAAGCTCAGGGAGCCGCTATCAATGCACCGCGGGAGAACGGAGTGA
- the glnA gene encoding type I glutamate--ammonia ligase → MPPDTTGASKKEILDLAAKCNVRFLRLQFTDILGVNKNVEIPRSQFGKALDGDMMFDGSSIEGFVRIEESDMLLAPDMSTFQVFPWGDPENRVARLICDINTPDGEPFAGDPRRVLRRQLDRARDMGFSTMNAGMEAEFFMFKKGPDGEATTTTHDVGAYFDLAPVDLGEDARRAIVDVLEQMGFEVEAAHHEVAHGQHEIDFRYADALKTADNIATFRFIVRHVAQQFGLAASFMPKPIFGQNGSGMHTHQSLFKGKTNAFWDKDAQWELSATALNYIGGLLQHARGFCAITNPLVNSYKRLVPGYEAPVNVAWSMRNRTPMIRIPDRRGLGTRVELRIPDPAANPYLALAVQLAAGLDGVETKADAREPVNTNIWEMSHREKRRLKIDDLPHNLEEACNELEKNSVIKGALGEHITSNFLAAKRMEWEEYITQVSQWELDNYLAKY, encoded by the coding sequence ATGCCGCCGGATACCACTGGTGCCAGCAAGAAGGAGATTCTCGATCTGGCTGCAAAGTGCAACGTCCGATTCCTGCGATTGCAGTTTACCGACATTCTTGGCGTCAACAAGAATGTGGAAATACCGCGGTCGCAGTTTGGAAAGGCACTGGATGGCGACATGATGTTCGATGGCTCCTCTATCGAAGGATTCGTGCGCATCGAGGAGTCGGACATGCTCCTGGCTCCGGACATGAGCACGTTCCAGGTGTTTCCCTGGGGGGACCCGGAAAACCGTGTGGCCCGCCTGATATGCGACATCAACACCCCCGACGGTGAGCCATTTGCCGGCGATCCCCGGCGGGTTCTTCGGCGCCAGCTCGACCGTGCGCGTGATATGGGATTCTCGACGATGAATGCGGGCATGGAGGCGGAGTTCTTCATGTTCAAGAAAGGCCCCGACGGCGAGGCAACCACGACTACGCACGATGTTGGTGCGTACTTCGACCTGGCGCCAGTCGACCTCGGCGAAGACGCGCGCAGGGCGATCGTCGACGTGCTCGAGCAGATGGGGTTCGAGGTCGAAGCGGCGCATCACGAGGTGGCGCATGGGCAGCACGAGATCGACTTTCGTTACGCGGATGCGCTGAAGACGGCCGACAACATTGCGACGTTCAGATTCATAGTGCGTCATGTTGCACAGCAGTTCGGACTGGCAGCGTCGTTCATGCCGAAGCCGATTTTCGGTCAGAATGGAAGCGGCATGCACACTCACCAGTCGCTTTTCAAGGGAAAAACCAACGCGTTCTGGGACAAGGACGCTCAGTGGGAACTTTCGGCGACCGCGCTCAATTACATCGGCGGCCTCCTGCAGCACGCCCGTGGGTTTTGCGCAATCACCAACCCACTTGTGAACTCCTATAAGCGGCTCGTGCCCGGGTACGAAGCACCGGTGAATGTCGCGTGGTCGATGCGCAATCGTACTCCGATGATCCGCATTCCCGACCGACGGGGGCTGGGCACCCGTGTCGAGCTGCGCATTCCCGATCCAGCGGCAAACCCGTACCTCGCACTTGCGGTTCAACTCGCAGCGGGCCTGGATGGCGTCGAAACGAAAGCCGATGCGCGGGAGCCCGTCAACACGAACATCTGGGAAATGTCGCACCGCGAGAAACGCCGGTTGAAGATCGATGACCTTCCGCACAATCTCGAGGAAGCGTGCAACGAGCTGGAAAAAAACAGCGTGATAAAGGGAGCTTTAGGCGAGCACATCACGAGCAACTTCCTCGCCGCCAAGAGAATGGAGTGGGAGGAATACATCACGCAGGTATCGCAGTGGGAGCTTGATAATTACCTCGCCAAGTATTGA
- a CDS encoding MqnA/MqnD/SBP family protein: MTEPYAGTTIHLAHSPDSDDAFMFYALAAGKIDTGGIEYVHELQDIETLNQRALRAELEVTAVSIHAYAYLSDAYALLPHGASMGDRYGPRLVSRSPMTKVQIRGTRIAVPGPLTSAYLALRLYEPEFDAVFMAFDAIDDAVLRGDVDAGLLIHEGQLTYAAQGLHLVADMGEWWYAETGLPLPLGGNVIRKDLSGDLKRAVSGHLRDSIAYGLDHRASALDHAMQYARGLDRSDADTFVGMYVNDWTLDYGDRGREAVRLLLERGVAAGIITRPVSVEFVEDGSWA, encoded by the coding sequence ATGACTGAGCCATACGCAGGAACGACCATTCATCTTGCCCATAGTCCCGATTCTGACGATGCGTTCATGTTCTATGCGCTAGCCGCTGGAAAAATCGATACCGGCGGCATCGAGTACGTCCATGAGCTCCAGGACATCGAGACGTTGAACCAGCGTGCACTACGGGCTGAGCTCGAGGTGACCGCGGTATCCATTCACGCATATGCGTATCTATCCGACGCGTACGCATTGTTGCCGCATGGTGCATCGATGGGCGATCGCTATGGCCCCCGCCTGGTCAGCAGGTCGCCCATGACGAAGGTTCAGATCAGGGGAACCCGGATTGCTGTCCCCGGGCCGCTCACGAGCGCGTATCTCGCGCTCCGGCTCTACGAGCCTGAATTCGATGCGGTGTTCATGGCGTTCGACGCCATCGACGATGCCGTCCTGCGCGGCGATGTCGATGCGGGTCTGCTCATCCACGAAGGTCAGTTGACGTATGCCGCACAAGGTCTTCACCTCGTTGCCGATATGGGCGAGTGGTGGTACGCCGAGACCGGGTTACCTCTCCCACTTGGGGGCAATGTCATCCGCAAGGATCTGAGCGGTGATCTCAAGCGTGCTGTTTCCGGCCACCTGCGTGACAGCATCGCGTATGGCCTTGACCATCGAGCAAGTGCGCTCGATCATGCGATGCAATATGCGCGCGGCCTCGACCGGTCTGATGCAGATACTTTCGTCGGCATGTATGTGAATGACTGGACACTCGATTACGGCGACCGCGGGCGTGAGGCCGTCAGATTGCTTCTGGAGCGCGGGGTGGCGGCAGGTATCATCACGCGGCCGGTGAGTGTCGAATTCGTGGAAGATGGCTCATGGGCTTGA